In Amblyomma americanum isolate KBUSLIRL-KWMA chromosome 8, ASM5285725v1, whole genome shotgun sequence, the DNA window CTGAGTCACTGGCCATCGTTTTCGTGGGTGAACCACCGCCAAGAGTACCAGGACTGCTTTATGGCTTTTGTTCTTGCTTCCTCGCTGTTTCTTTTTGCGTTTTTCCCTTTCCCTTCAAAGCGTAGCAGTGGCACCTGTGCGCTATTTGTTTACGTTTGTTTTCTTTACAGCACGGGTGTGGTAGCGAAGAAAGCGGGCGGGCTACTGTCTCATGTTTGCTGTGGACACTTCCAGACAGCAAAAACTGCTTCAAATTTCTCACAAACCTTCGCCGAAAGAGCTGGCACTCTAAAAGAGCAAATGTTAGATGCGAGAACCAAATTCAAAAAGGACTGCGGCTAATATTTTGCTAAGGAAGGATACATTTCTTCAGCAGCTTGAACTTGAACTCCGATATGACTTCGATACAAATGTCAATGGTGCAGGCAGTCAGGGCTGTTAGGATGCCTATGATCAGGATGACAAGCCATCGCTTCCAGTTTGTGTTCCGTATTGCCTGCATAAGAACAAGAGTACCAAACATGCAGGCTCTCACGTGCTAATGCAAGACCATGGGATATGCACAACTACATTTGCTCCGGCTACGAAGTTATCACAACAAGCATTGCACATACATTAATTGATTAGTCGTGATCaccaggctaaaaaaaaaaaacctgacgtTTATTATGCAAGCAGTTCACACAAAAGGCCATCAGATGAAGCCATCATCAAGTAGTGTTCAGATGCTTTCAACCTGAATATTCACTCCTATCTCACAACAAGACCTGCAACCAGACTGAAATGCCACATTCTCTGAAACCAACACTGCCATGCCGAATATGACTAATGTATCTGCTTAATGTAAACTTCCATGCACGGCCTTGCCTTTGTCAGGACAATGACAAAAAGACGTTAAGTCATTGAAATGCAATTAACTGCCTCCCTATGTTTAGTTGGTTTTTCCTGTATGTAAGCGTATGAGCTTCCATGTTTAGCAAATGTGAACTAGTGCCCCAGTCCAAAGGAGGGCCACGAAATTTTCAGGAAAAGCCCTGAAGTTTGCAGTACTCACCGTGAAAGTTGTTGTCAGCTGCTCCTCAACATAAAGGCTGTTTTCGCACGTGTCATAGTCAAGACTCTGAGCGAAGGAATAATACGCAGATTAAAATGACATTCGTACACGCTTTTCCAAGTGCAAATGCCTTTAGCACCGAATTGCTTGAAACATCAATAGGAAAAGATAGGCAACAAAACTTGAGCGCCTCCTTTTTTAGCCAAGCATCGGGCGGTTTCAAAACTGCTTTGTCAGATCATGTTAATTAAGGATAACAGAAAGCGTGCATATCTACCCAAGAAATAAATAATGCCTGTAAGAAATAAACAATAATCATAATCATCTTTATTTGAACCAATGTTACTGCACGTGGCTGCAAAGCTAGAACTGACGGGCTTTGTGGTTAGACTGCAGCCACCCAAAACAGGAAAAACGTGAGACGAATTCAGATCGATGCACGCATACCGAGACATGTAGCACActctgagaaaaagaaaaaagaaaggcaagggGGGGTTTCACAATGGCAATGTCTTTTCCCAAATTCATACCATTTCAGAGTACTGTTTACAATGTAACCATatggacaaaatataaaaaattagATATTTGAAAAAGATTACCTAAAGCATTCAATATGCTAAGGGTTAATGACTAAGCTTTTGAAATATTTGTTAAGAGGAGGTTTGAATGTTGCAATATCAAAAGCAATATCAGAGCTGGTTGGTTAACTGTAAAGGTGACAAAACAGCACGTAGAAACAGGACATGAAAGAGATGACACACATATATATATCCTccctttcttgttttgtttctacATGCTGTTTCCTAGCAAATTTAATATAAGAGCCAATCCATTTTTACGCATTCATGCAAAATTGTCTATGACGGCTATTGTTCAAATGCTGAATGCCGACTCCTGAGggccgacattttttttttagctcggACACTTTACAGGTGATGAGGTCGACGTTCTCGGTACAActggttggttttggggggaaatgaaatggtgcagtatctgtctcatatatcgttggacacctgaaccgcaccgtaagggaagggtaaaggagggagtgaaaggagaaaggaagagagaggtgccgtagtggagggccccggaataatttcgaccacctcgggatctttaacgtgcactgacatcgcacagcacatgggcgccttagcgtttttcctccataaaaacgcagccgccgcggcggggtaTACGTTCTCGTTTTCTCGCCTCACTCATCGACGTACCTCATACTTTTGTGAGAGGAGGTTAAGGGAACCAAGTTCATGAAGGTGCTTGCTATCCGTCGTCCGAACGCTTCCAACGCTGTTGATCGACTGTAaacacgagagaaaaaaaatttttccttcTTCGTCAGACCAAAacaaacattaaactaaacatgcGCGCGTaagtacaagaaaaaaagaaacgctgtCCAAAACAGCGCGGTCTTTCTTCCCTTAAACAGCTCGACGGAAAGGAAGAcatcaaaatacaaaaaaaaaattatcgaaaataaaagaaaaacgccGTTTAGCTATAGCAAGGACGCTTAGTCATCAGCAAGCGTACAcctccattattttttttttttcgttttcttcgcGTAGCAAAATCGTGACAGCTTGTGCCGGTCACAAGGCCTGCCGAGCCTCTTGAAATGACGCATTTAGATGCTATCACTGATGCCGATAAATCTCCATTCCGTTGCCAGATACCGCAAGCTTTATAACGCAAAAGGGGCCTCCAAGAGCCTCGACCACTAAACCAATAAACAACGGAGCCTGTAGTACTATCACTCCGCCTCTGAACTGCGTTCACATAGTGGATTTTCCACGCTCAGCAAATTCATGTGGAACATCAGTGAAAGTTGAGTTGATCCATCCTAAATTTTGAATGACAGGTGCGATGACTGAAGCACAACACTGGGGTGACTCGGACCCAGAAATCCTGCCTCTAGAACGATTGCAATATGTGCCTCGGCGCTGAACAAGAAAGGCACTTACACCAGACGTTGATGGCCCGTGGTCGGACTCGAAAAGGGGCGTTCGCTCGTCATCGCTGTTTCGCGTTGACGACTCAACCTTCCGTCGGGACCGTGGCATCACTCTGCATCACTTTACAATCAACCAACTAATAAAAACGGAAGCGAATGCGAAACGAGCAAAGCACGTGACACATGACTTGGCAACATGCTTGGCAAGGCTTGAACTGGTTTTAAAATGATAAGTAGTGCCGTATTTTAAAGACTTgctatagaaatgaaaaaaacttGTATATGTTAATATTATTCACAACAACAAGTCCACTAGTTACTACTTCAGTAATTAGTTCTAAATTCGCAATTTATTTAGCTACGAAGCTTCGGTCACCATGTGTGCTGCCAGCTTCAGCCTCTTTTTCATACGGAGCTGCCATAGCTCAGACAGGTAATGAACCTTTCATAAAAATCGTGTTTGATCGTTTGGATTTGGTACGCTTATTGGTTTGTACGCGGCGAAATAACGAGTTGCATTTTGCAGAGCTGCTATAAAACATAATTttttgcctcttttcaggctgccCGTTGATTAATTCACAATGGTAAGTACTGGTTTCCAGCGTAGGTTCGCCGTGGTTTCTCGAAAGAAGCGTATTATCTGTGTTCGATGTTACTGCAACATGTTTGTGTGGCAACATTTTTATAGAATTTATAGCGTAGCACGTTTGAACGTTTAACGTTTGCCATTGCTTTCACTGTTGCGTCGCGCACCTTACGGCTGCCGAGACGTTGAAAGCGGCGGGTAGTGTTTGAAATGTGGTTGTTGGTAACTTTCCTGTGAACGTTAAAGCatctaaattgttttttttttttttcatttgtgtcCCTGTTTCCGTAGCCGAAGCAACTGAAGGAGATCAAGGAGTTCCTCCTGACAGCGAGGCGGAAAGACGCCAAGTGTGAGTTTGTGCGCAATAGTTGACGTTCGTCGCGAAGCATGTGTACTGAAGCCGGCTTGTATGCTGTGCAGCGGTCAAGATCAAGAAGAACCCCGACAACGTGACCAAATTCAAGGTTCGATGCAGCAAGTACCTGTACACGATTGTCGTCACCGAGAAAGAGAAGGCTGAGAAGCTCAAGCAGTCCCTGCCCCCAGGTGCGTGCCGAGTTGCGTGATAACTCGGCTGTCCTGTAATGCTTGTTTTATTCCCTGAATGTCATCCTTGTGTGAGATCGATCTGAGATGATCGAAGCAGTGTGGAAAAAGGATGTTTGATTGTGGATTTCAGTAGCGTCTATAAAGTGGTGCTCTGCAAACACATCAACTAAGCGAAAATTAGAGCCTATGTATGATATGTGTGCCATGTTTTCCCAACGTAAATTCGTGCTTGCACACAACTATTTGTGGCGTAGATAGTCTAGTTGGGCGACACGTGACTATTGGGCAAGGAAAATGTGAACACAGCGGATGCATAGCATGTCGATATTGTCCAGGCTGCAGATTGTAGATGGCCTAGCATAAGGCCTTTTGGCTCACACTCGCCTGATATGACTGTATCAGTGCATTATGTGTTCTACAGATGAGTAAAGGCGTCCTTTCACTACGGTGTTATGGAGGACTGGACATCCTTGCAGTTTTCAATTGGTTGTCTTGCTTTTTGCTGCCATTTTTGTGATGCTTCAGCCTTAATGTATCGCCTTATTCATCTCGACATCTCCAGCCAGGGTGCTGTCAGTGGAAAGCACTCCACTATCTGTGCTTCAACGAGAACTGGCTGTAGTCAGCTATGTAGTTCTCCTCTGTAACTATGTAGTTGTCTTGTTTTAACATTCTGAAACTCCAAAAGTTGTAACAGACTCCTTGTGAGAAATTAAATTATACGTATTCACATGTGTTAAGCCACAGAGGTGCAGCTTGCAAGGGGTAGACAAATGCTGCATAAAAATTTTCATGGTCGGTGCAGTGGCTCCAGCCTGGATTCTTCTCAAGTGCCTTATTTGTTGTGCATGTGCGTATATGTGTTTGTACCGCTACAACATTCCTAGTGTATATTCACTTGTCACGAGTGTATATTCAGGACCAGTGCATTTCCTGGTTTCACGAGCATTAAGCCTgggctccatgtacgcgaaaactcacgcgaacgcgaaggcggcggctggcgttcgctctgtcgcttgtgggcaacctccatgcaagcgaaggcggcaggcgacgcgaacccgcgacgtgcgcagcggattccgtgctttgcgcactcaagcttagtaacacgcccgtaacctgttctctctcttaaaattttgtgtgtgcctcatagtcagggccaaaggaatatttcctctacggcagcggtgtagcggcagtggagatagccaaaggcgtgcttgcggagacgaagtcacgtcacgggttcacgggggaggtgtgctttcgttcggtgcctgtgcactacggcttagtaaaaacactcccataaactgtcaccgcaacctgattgtaagtgagcaaactataatataccactgagaatgcgcgccgcgagtgtttctgcacagttggagcgcagcggcacggtggatcgagcgccggtacccgcggctcgacacgcatctctgcctgcagtacgcccgctcgcgtagcccgctccaaatgctgttagccctccgcacccaacaagtagattgtttcaattatttaaatcgtgcgggtctgcctctcagctacaaaaccaaatattttctcgacggtggcgatgaccaagacgacgggctggtttcgtgagatgtgcccgtgagaaaccgtggacaaaccggaaacggctttggggggctctgattggccagtcgcgtgggggacttccgggcgacgagcgaaattttctgtgggtgcagatccgagcgacacggcaagcgacacatgcattttgcttcgcgcgacggcgtcgctcgtcgcttgccgccttcgcgttcgcatgagttttcgcgtacatggagtccaggctttaagcTCATTCTTATATTCATAGCCTGAAGTGTTTGCACTAGTTTCTTGGTGAACTTCCTTTTGTGGATTTGCTGCTAATCTAAAGAATGTCAAAACCCAGAAGAGTGATAATTTGGGCTTGCTGATAGGACATAATTCTAATGCAAATAGCGGAAATAGCGCAAAAGCTTACTTCTTTCTTTGTCTCTGCTTTAGTCCATGTGTTTTTCCACTATTGCTATTACGGTAATGCCAAATACCATAGGCTGAAAGCTTTTCATTATGAACTTGCAGTCGCTTTGTAATTGCTGCATATGAGTAGCAACTGTGAGGTGAAGTTTACTTCATTTAGCATCCCACATTGCACTGAGGACTACAGCACAGTAGCAAGACGGACTCAAACATAGGCGCTGACTAATAACGTTGTTTATTGTCTTTAACTGGCTTATATAGGCAGCACTTATATGACAACACAATggggggaaaaaaagaacaatCATGCCGCTGTTATTTCAgttcttttcgttttttctctTGTGTTGTCATATAGCTGTTGCCTGTATAAGGCAGTTGAAGACAATAAACGATGTCgttagtcagcgcctgtgttcaCGTCCATGTTGTTACTGAGCTGTAGTCCTCAGTATGTTGAACTGACAAGCCAGCCATTACATATCCCACATTACCCTTCAAAGTCAGATTTTGATCAGCTTTCTTGTGTATTGGTTGGTTCCCCAACAATGACAGATTAAGTTTGTTTTCAAGAACAGAAGCTATTCTCGCTGCTTAGACTTGAAAAAGCGCGAGAGGCATGCCAAACACCAGTGGATATTAATAAGTGAGCAGTGCATTCAACACAAATTTTGGGGAAAATATTTGTTATGTTAGCTGGTTATTCCTTATCATATTGAACCTGAGTGTAGTGTGGTCTGTTTTGAAGGTAACGTCGACTACATAGGCCAGTGCTTCTCACATTGCCAGCTTTTCGGCCTTGCGGAAGCACTTCCAGTGCACTTCACAGATGTGAAAAGTGTATGTTCAGCTTGTGTAGAATGAGATTTGATTTACTTGCTTACCTGTCAAGTGGTTTGGAAGTTGtattgctgctttgctgctgccaagtgtgaGGCACAGATGTTTTTTACAGCAACAGCTTTTGAGGACATGTTTTCCAGTCCTTGGCAGCCGTAACACAAAGGAGCTAAGTAGGAGCAACACTGCTTGCCACACCATGGATATTTGAAAATTGGCCTGGAGCTTTCCATGCCAACGTACCTCAAGACCAGCGTGCAACTTTGGCACACATGAGTGCATTTGTTTGTGACGCAGGCGGCCACCTTGCTGCAAGTCGAGCAGTGAGGCTCCAGCATTGTAATGCACTGGAAGCTGCACATGTGTGTTCACATGTTATCTGATTTGTCCACCCTGTGCATTGTATGCTGTCCTAATAGCTTATGTAACATAATGTACAGTGTTGCATGGCTGTGTTGTTTGAGGTGAGGAGTATGGGGAACCTGTGTAGACAATTTGTCTTTCTTATTGTACATGTGGTACTGCTGTATCTAATTTGTGGTATTCACTGTTTTTCCAGGTCTCCAGGTGAAAGAACTCAAGTGAATAAATGGGTTGCTAAAAAAATAGTTATGTTGTTCTGTCTTTGTTCCATCTTTCTCACAGTAGTTGTGCAAGCAGGTAGTGATACTGTGTTTCCAGCACAGCATACAACTGCCTTGTTTATTAGCACATCTCTGGCTTGATCCACCCCTGCTCATACAGAACATGTAACGCATGTCGTCAGACCTTTGGAAGCCTCCCATTAATTTGTTCCACATTGAGATGTGCAAGCATTACATGGTGCAGAACATCTCATGATAGGCAGTGTCTCATTGATTTCACTTGGCCGTTTTGGTTCAGCTGAGACATCTCGCAGCTTCTGAAAGCCTCTGAAATGAAACAAAAGTGGAGAGGTGAACGTTAATGGGCACTAAACATTGTCGGATTTTTTAAAGTGTGTAGTTCTATTCTGTGGGCAGTCTGATACATTTATAGCGGTGGTGCAAAAAGGCTGTCTCGTTCCATCAATGTAGCGGAAGCTGAACTGCCTGCAGACCCAGATCTGGGTATTCGCTGTGATTCTGCAGTCTTAAATGctgtgtggttgtttttcttggtGGCTACTGTGCTGTCATAGCTCTGGTGTACAGCcaccagttttattttatttatttatacacagtacctacagcgccctcattggggcattattgtaggggggaaacatcataaataagaacaaataTCTAGtgcataataaattaggcaaatgatgcggtctacacagaaaatacaataaacccatgcacacggaagcaaaaacaaacaaaataaaaaccattgtagaaaggcaaacatgccctaaacacacacaaaaaaaagacattttaaaatacagcactgcttaaaaaataatacactcggacaagaattattgcacttatattgacaggtggctttgcataGTAAGGAAACCATTTTAGCAGCTAAATTCTGCGCTTCTCGAGAGGGTTCTCTCTAGAAAACCATCTTGCTTTTAAGTATGCTTTAGACATTACCTACCCCTTAATTGGTCATTCCTGCATCTTGTGTGCAGTACGCCTTGAGCAGACTGAAAACTGCCTGCCGTAAAAGAAGTTCAGCATACTTTGTTTCACACACTATTCTCTGGCTATGTTGTATTTGTATGGCCAGTTCATTGCCTTTGGTCATTTGCCACTAATAGTGTTAATATGTGTGATGGGATGCATTGGGCAAGAACCGGTATTGCGTTCCGCATTAGTCTGGCAGCAAAGAAAATTTGGAGCTATTTTGCTGAACTAATGAGATGGGTTGCAGCCTGTGTCTGAGGTGTCTCAAGGG includes these proteins:
- the RpL38 gene encoding ribosomal protein L38, translating into MPKQLKEIKEFLLTARRKDAKSVKIKKNPDNVTKFKVRCSKYLYTIVVTEKEKAEKLKQSLPPGLQVKELK